The sequence below is a genomic window from bacterium.
GCTTTACCTTGAGGATCCAAAACACCATTTTTTAAGGTTACAAAAACTTCTACTTTCATTTATTCACCCACTACCTTTCTTAAAATGGTTTGATAGGCCTCTTCAATTTTTCCCAAATCACGACGGAAGCGGTCTTTATCTAACTTCTCATTTGTTTTCTTATCCCACAACCTACAGCTATCGGGTGTAATTTCATCGGCTAAAATCACTTCCCCTTTATGACGACCAAATTCCAATTTAAAATCGATAAGACGAATACCCAAAGCATCAAAATATGGCACTAATACATCATTTACTTTTAAAGCTAAATTACGGATGTTGATGAGTTCTTGATCGGTAGCATAACCCAAGGTTAAAATATGATCGTCGTTAATCATGGGATCGTCTAACTCGTCACTTTTATAGCAATACTCAATGATAGGACGTTTAAGAGGAGTTCCTTCGGGAATGCCTAAACGCTTAGAAAGCCCACCCGCCACCACATTGCGGATAA
It includes:
- a CDS encoding phosphoribosylaminoimidazolesuccinocarboxamide synthase gives rise to the protein MPNKTEQLYEGKVKVIFKTDDPNLLIMYYKDDATAFNNKKKGTIEEKGAINNAITAKLYELLAAKGIPNHLVSKISDREMLVKKVEIIPVEVIIRNVVAGGLSKRLGIPEGTPLKRPIIEYCYKSDELDDPMINDDHILTLGYATDQELINIRNLALKVNDVLVPYFDALGIRLIDFKLEFGRHKGEVILADEITPDSCRLWDKKTNEKLDKDRFRRDLGKIEEAYQTILRKVVGE